Proteins encoded in a region of the Anopheles aquasalis chromosome 2, idAnoAquaMG_Q_19, whole genome shotgun sequence genome:
- the LOC126571973 gene encoding uncharacterized protein LOC126571973, which translates to MVQETHTTAGEETAVAASVVSEVLEESVSAIEESEVHQNGHVTAEEKSAEPTPQAKSVPQTGHVESSKVLPQYLYDAMDQVAREQGFTEGKYKLNFDVGSNKGDGFVGEMFKAHLVEGDRREVYLCKIPPINEARRKQFPSLLIFARETLAYSKFLPQMFAYQREKGISEADGFFNAPKCYHTYCNEETEESIIIMEDLRLQSYRMWDKMKTVNYEHARLVMEQLGRLHAVSLALKRDKPEEFEHFKVPDPIHVMMPENSPFEMIMKKMIADAIETLEPADTKERSKMQHLLENFRQEMLRCSNSDLAEPYTVLGHGDCWVNNMMYRYKNGVPERIVLLDWQIARYVTPVLDLAYFIFCGTNEEFRRRHYDEMMALYYNSLATLLEKLGHNPQEVFPRTALMRQLRTFGRFGVLMAVFLVPMLCTRNEDLVDMDEAAEKYRDGEEMDIGMLTKNANQKDYAVRMRGVIKDIVRYGYL; encoded by the exons atggtaCAAGAAACGCATACGACAGCTGGAGAAGAGACTGCAGTGGCAGCTTCTGTGGTGTCTGAGGTGTTGGAGGAATCCGTGTCTGCCATTGAGGAGTCGGAAGTACACCAGAATGGTCACGTAACAGCTGAAGAGAAGAGCGCTGAACCAACGCCTCAAGCCAAATCCGTTCCGCAAACCGGTCATGTCGAGTCCTCCAAAGTTCTACCTCAGTATCTCTATGACGCCATGGATCAGGTAGCTCGAGAGCAAGGATTCACCGAGGGGAAGTACAAGCTCAACTTTGATGTCGGCTCAAATAAGGGCGATGGTTTTGTGGGCGAAATGTTCAAGGCCCATCTCGTCGAAGGAGACCGCCGGGAGGTGTACCTGTGCAAGATCCCACCCATAAACGAGGCCCGCCGGAAACAGTTCCCATCGCTATTGATCTTTGCCCGAGAAACGCTAGCCTACAGCAAGTTCCTACCACAAATGTTTGCGTATCAACGGGAGAAGGGCATCAGCGAAGCGGATGGATTCTTTAACGCGCCCAAGTGCTACCATACTTACTGTAACGAGGAGACTGAGGAATCGATCATCATTATGGAAGATTTGCGCCTTCAGAGCTATCGAATGTGGGACAAAATGAAGACGGTCAACTATGAGCATGCTCGGTTGGTGATGGAACAGCTTGGTCGACTGCATGCCGTGTCGTTGGCACTGAAGCGCGATAAACCGGAGGAGTTCGAGCATTTCAAGGTGCCGGATCCGATACACGTGATGATGCCAGAAAACAGTCCGTTCgaaatgataatgaaaaaGATGATTGCAGACGCGATCGAGACGCTCGAACCGGCTGACACGAAAGAGCGGAGCAAAATGCAGCATCTGCTTGAGAACTTCCGCCAGGAGATGCTGCGGTGCTCCAATAGCGACCTAGCGGAACCGTACACAGTGCTCGGTCATGGTGATTGTTGGGTTAACAACATGATGTATCGCTATAAG AACGGTGTTCCTGAGAGGATTGTGCTTCTGGACTGGCAGATAGCACGCTATGTAACCCCCGTGCTGGATCTGGCTTACTTCATCTTCTGCGGAACAAATGAAGAATTCCGACGACGGCATTATGACGAGATGATGGCCCTCTACTACAACTCACTGGCGACACTGCTCGAGAAACTGGGACACAATCCGCAGGAGGTGTTCCCGCGCACCGCTCTGATGCGCCAGCTGCGTACATTTGGCCGGTTCGGGGTGTTGATGGCCGTCTTTTTGGTGCCCATGCTATGCACTCGCAACGAGGATCTGGTGGATATGGATGAGGCGGCTGAAAAATATCGCGATGGAGAGGAGATGGATATTGGCATGCTAACGAAGAATGCCAACCAGAAAGATTACGCCGTGCGTATGCGCGGAGTGATAAAGGACATTGTCAGATACGGGTATCTGTAA
- the LOC126571971 gene encoding sodium-coupled monocarboxylate transporter 1, whose amino-acid sequence MATEMENMVEHMRRFAWPDYLVFVSMLLLCILIGVYFGFVQRKPNTEAEYLMGGRTMLVFPIALSLIASFISGITLLGLPTEVYSFGIQYVYVALGVTLMGIVMGYIYLPVFHKLNITSTYEYLETRFDRRLRMFGSIMFTIMNIGYLPIVIYVPALAFNQVTGVNIHVITPIVCIVCVFYTCVGGLKAVVWTDVVQTFSMFGALVLVAVKGTIDLGGSSVVFNRAWDTGRLERPNFDFNPTIRHTFWSQLIGGFVYWLQTNAVSQNMIQRYLSLPSVAAGRRALWIFVFGVCLLMSLCSYCGLLIYATYQDCDPLTTKLARAKDQLLPLFVMDILRDMPGLSGLFVAGVFSAALSSLSTCLNSMSAVILEDFVKPFVKEPLSPRAINWIMRSVVVGVGALCAALVFVVEKMGTVLQLTMSLEAITNGPLLGTFTIGILIPWVGSGCALVGGIVGVVFMSWLSLKAQYWVATGTIVFPHKPMSVEGCSYEFDHSLVNVTSTSLYTTDDIFPLFRVSYMWYTFLGAGVTILVSLLSTMLIYGRNDPKTIPPELLAGFVSRYVHGSDKSVTKDSTAQQRVPASMTGRTNGKTLHESAL is encoded by the exons ATGgcgacggaaatggaaaatatggtGGAGCACATGAGACGGTTCGCGTGGCCCGATTACCTGGTGTTTGTGTCAATGCTGCTCTTGTGCATCCTGATCGGTGTCTACTTTGGTTTCGTGCAACGTAAACCCAACACCGAGGCCGAATACCTGATGGGTGGCCGAACGATGCTGGTATTTCCGATCGCGCTATCGCTGATCGCAAG TTTCATCTCCGGCATCACGCTGCTTGGACTTCCGACGGAAGTCTACTCGTTCGGGATACAGTACGTGTATGTGGCGCTTGGCGTGACACTGATGGGAATCGTGATGGGCTACATCTATCTGCCCGTTTTTCACAAGCTTAACATCACATCGACCTACGAG TACCTGGAAACTAGATTCGATCGTCGATTACGCATGTTTGGCTCGATTATGTTCACCATCATGAAT ATTGGTTATCTGCCGATCGTAATCTACGTTCCAGCACTGGCCTTCAACCAAG TGACGGGCGTCAATATTCACGTCATTACCCCCATCGTCTGtatcgtttgtgtgttttacaCTTGTGTG GGAGGACTAAAGGCCGTAGTGTGGACCGATGTTGTGCAGACCTTTTCGATGTTTGGTGCACTAGTGCTGGTCGCTGTTAAAGGAACTATCGATCTCGGTGGATCCAGCGTCGTATTCAACCGCGCATGGGATACCGGGCGACTGGAACGTCCCAA tTTCGACTTTAATCCAACAATTCGACACACGTTTTGGTCGCAGCTGATCGGGGGCTTCGTTTATTGGCTGCAGACGAATGCAGTCAGTCAAAACATGATTCAGCGTTACCTATCCCTGCCCTCAGTGGCCGCTGGCAGACGTGCGCTATGGATCTTCGTTTTCGGTGTTTGCCTGCTGATGTCCCTGTGCAGTTACTGTGGGCTACTCATCTACGCCACCTACCAGGACTGTGATCCACTCACCACGAAG CTTGCACGTGCCAAGGATCAACTGTTGCCTCTGTTTGTGATGGACATATTGCGAGACATGCCAGGTCTTTCGGGACTCTTCGTAGCGGGAGTGTTCAGTGCTGCCCTTAGCTCCCTTTCCACCTGCCTCAACTCCATGTCAGCGGTAATTCTAGAGGATTTTGTGAAACCGTTCGTGAAAGAGCCACTCTCGCCTCGAGCAATCAACTGGATcatgcgatcggtggtcgTAGGAGTTGGAGCCCTCTGTGCTGCTCTAGTGTTCGTggtggaaaaaatgggaaCTGTGCTGCAGCTCACGATGAGTCTTGAGGCGATCACCAATGGTCCACTGTTGGGCACGTTTACAATAGGAATTCTCATCCCATGGGTCGGTTCCGGG TGTGCACTAGTTGGTGGCATTGTTGGAGTGGTATTCATGTCCTGGTTAAGCCTGAAAGCTCAGTACTGGGTCGCTACTGGTACGATCGTGTTTCCTCACAAACCGATGTCAGTCGAAGGTTGTTCCTATGAATTCGATCACTCATTGGTCAATgtaaccagcaccagcttgtACACGACCGA TGATATCTTTCCATTGTTCCGAGTATCGTACATGTGGTACACATTCCTGGGAGCGGGCGTCACCATACTGGTCTCGTTGCTCTCTACCATGCTTATCTACGGTCGCAACgatccaaaaaccatccctccGGAGTTGCTGGCTGGGTTCGTGAGTCGTTACGTGCACGGTAGCGACAAAAGTGTGACTAAAGATAGCACAGCGCAGCAAAGGGTTCCAGCGTCTATGACCGGCCGCACTAATGGAAAAACGTTGCACGAATCTGCATTATAA
- the LOC126571976 gene encoding uncharacterized protein LOC126571976, which translates to MKEGTLNIPDYVRDALLNVAQKLGFTAGQHTVDYDFRANGDNRSVVSVFYRVTFREEPREATVLCKVPPPGADGTLLALFEREAFVYGKLLPAFEQFQRTSQQGDGASDTEGEAKPKEEAFGEETFAPRCYHAHCDVKKAEGIIIMEDVLRRGFSNRQKFEPMDYDHARLAMLQLGRFHALSLALKQQQPELFEQYRYMTDVTRERVLGCEGFAQTMQLAFDSAMATLNPGDGTKREKLARLGDGFVEELQTINDTTQSEPFCVVCHGDFSADNMMFSYNGGFPSRLVMLDWQLAKYGSPALDFVQAVFLSTDDSLRRNHYDNMLQTYHHSLLSHLERLGDVRATEWFPLTVLMRLIKVQARQALVLGMLHIPLAIASKEAAEENETPETEEQREDSCSVDISDTDDAKYQTRMAGLLKDVFRLGYL; encoded by the exons ATGAAGGAAGGTACATTGAACATTCCCGATTATGTGCGAGATGCACTGCTAAATGTGGCTCAAAAGTTAGGTTTCACCGCCGGCCAGCACACGGTGGATTACGATTTTCGCGCCAACGGAGATAACCGATCCGTCGTGTCCGTGTTCTATCGTGTAACGTTTCGCGAGGAACCACGGGAAGCGACCGTGCTGTGCAAAGTGCCACCTCCCGGTGCCGATGGTACACTGCTGGCGCTCTTTGAGCGAGAAGCGTTCGTGTATGGCAAGCTGCTACCGGCTTTCGAGCAATTCCAGCGCACCAGCCAACAGGGTGATGGTGCCAGCGATACGGAAGGTGAAGCTAAACCGAAGGAAGAAGCCTTTGGAGAGGAAACCTTCGCTCCTCGCTGCTATCATGCGCACTGTGATGTGAAGAAGGCcgagggcatcatcatcatggaggATGTGCTCCGACGTGGGTTTTCTAACCGACAAAAGTTCGAACCAATGGACTATGACCATGCGCGGCTTGCGATGTTGCAGCTTGGCCGCTTCCATGCACTCTCGTTGGCGctcaagcaacaacaaccggaacTGTTTGAGCAGTATCGCTACATGACTGACGTCACACGGGAACGTGTGCTCGGTTGTGAAGGGTTCGCTCAAACGATGCAGCTAGCATTCGACAGTGCAATGGCCACGCTCAACCCCGGTGACGGGACGAAGCGGGAAAAGCTCGCTCGTCTGGGAGACGGTTTTGTGGAGGAACTTCAGACGATCAACGATACGACGCAGTCAGAGCCATTCTGTGTCGTGTGCCATGGTGACTTTTCGGCCGACAATATGATGTTTTCATATAAT GGAGGATTTCCATCACGGCTCGTCATGCTCGACTGGCAACTGGCCAAGTATGGATCACCGGCGCTTGATTTCGTGCAAGCCGTTTTCCTATCGACCGATGATTCCTTGCGCAGAAACCACTATGATAATATGCTGCAAACGTACCATCATTCGCTGCTGAGTCATCTGGAGCGGCTGGGCGATGTGCGTGCCACGGAGTGGTTCCCGCTTACCGTGCTTATGCGACTGATCAAAGTGCAGGCACGGCAAGCGTTGGTACTCGGGATGCTACATATTCCGCTTGCCATCGCCAGCAAAGAAGCCgcagaagaaaatgaaaccccGGAAACGGAGGAACAGCGGGAGGACTCGTGTTCGGTTGACATTAGCGATACGGATGATGCCAAGTATCAAACACGTATGGCCGGATTGTTAAAGGACGTGTTTCGTTTGGGGTATTTATGA